One stretch of Pontiella desulfatans DNA includes these proteins:
- the mutM gene encoding bifunctional DNA-formamidopyrimidine glycosylase/DNA-(apurinic or apyrimidinic site) lyase has protein sequence MPELPEVETIARQLRARGVEGKEILAVKVAWAPTIEPYSVAAFSKAVKGTTINEISRVGKWMMFSLSSGQTIMVHLRMAGSFSMGPGSHDRIVLKLSDGLTLYYRDTRKFGRWKLVDDPDVILKGLGPDALTRRFTRNYFADAMRKRHRMIKPLILDQSIVAGLGNIYADEALWEAKIHPERLSDSLTDEELAALFKAIKHVLNIGVANRGTSLGGGKTNYRQVDGDSGANRAEVKAYGRGGNPCDRCGEPLEKTVVAQRGTTFCPACQPI, from the coding sequence ATGCCCGAATTACCAGAGGTTGAAACAATTGCGCGGCAGCTGCGGGCGCGGGGGGTTGAGGGGAAGGAAATCCTCGCGGTGAAGGTGGCCTGGGCTCCGACCATCGAACCCTATTCCGTTGCGGCCTTTTCCAAGGCGGTCAAGGGAACGACGATCAATGAAATCTCGCGCGTCGGGAAATGGATGATGTTTTCGCTCAGCTCCGGGCAGACGATCATGGTTCACCTCCGAATGGCGGGTTCCTTTTCAATGGGGCCGGGGAGCCATGACCGGATTGTGCTGAAGCTTTCCGATGGCTTGACCCTCTATTATCGGGATACCCGTAAGTTTGGCCGGTGGAAGCTGGTGGATGATCCGGACGTTATCCTGAAGGGGCTGGGGCCGGATGCGCTGACCCGCCGGTTTACCCGGAACTATTTTGCGGACGCCATGCGCAAACGACATCGGATGATCAAGCCGCTGATCCTGGATCAGTCGATTGTGGCCGGCCTCGGAAACATCTATGCCGACGAGGCCCTGTGGGAGGCGAAGATCCACCCCGAACGATTGTCGGACTCGCTGACGGACGAGGAACTGGCGGCTCTTTTCAAGGCGATCAAACACGTGCTCAACATCGGCGTAGCGAATCGCGGCACCTCGCTGGGCGGTGGAAAAACCAACTATCGCCAGGTGGACGGCGACTCCGGCGCAAACCGCGCGGAGGTCAAAGCCTATGGACGGGGCGGAAATCCGTGCGACCGATGCGGTGAACCGCTCGAAAAAACCGTCGTCGCCCAGCGGGGAACCACTTTTTGTCCGGCTTGTCAGCCCATTTAG
- a CDS encoding peroxiredoxin — protein MVRIGQEVPEFAMAAFQNDEIKDIKLSDYKGKWVVVVFYPADFTFVCPTELEDVAALYPKFQEAGAEVISVSTDTAFVHKAWHDESEAIGKVNYLMGADPTGAVSKLFGVYIEEEGLALRGTFIIDPNGVLKTAEVHDLGIGRSAAEALRKLEAAKFVHEHGDQVCPANWTPGSDTLTPGLDLVGKI, from the coding sequence ATGGTTAGGATTGGTCAGGAAGTGCCTGAATTCGCAATGGCTGCATTTCAGAATGATGAGATCAAGGACATCAAGCTTTCCGATTATAAAGGAAAGTGGGTTGTGGTGGTTTTCTACCCGGCCGACTTCACTTTCGTCTGCCCGACTGAACTCGAGGACGTGGCGGCGCTCTATCCGAAATTCCAGGAAGCTGGCGCTGAGGTTATCTCCGTTAGCACCGACACCGCTTTTGTCCACAAGGCGTGGCACGACGAGTCCGAAGCCATCGGCAAGGTGAACTACCTGATGGGCGCCGACCCGACCGGAGCCGTTTCCAAGCTCTTCGGCGTCTACATCGAAGAAGAAGGCCTCGCCCTGCGCGGCACCTTCATCATCGATCCCAACGGCGTACTGAAGACCGCCGAAGTCCACGACCTCGGCATTGGCCGCAGCGCAGCGGAAGCCCTCCGTAAGCTCGAAGCCGCAAAATTTGTACACGAACATGGCGACCAGGTTTGCCCCGCAAACTGGACGCCGGGAAGCGACACCCTCACCCCGGGTCTCGACCTCGTAGGAAAAATCTAA
- a CDS encoding phospholipase D-like domain-containing protein produces MRYKYVATLLGFIATILTGCTTNPQKLGMVYSGATRAENVALLVDETWVDTNEVRQVKQEIYDSVFNMIEEAEEFILLDIFLVNDFGYVPGPCMRQLSQELADQLVAKRKADPEVEIIFITDPVNSVYSSVESAQFKAMEEAGVQVVWTDLNQMKDSNPLYSKPWRLLVKPFGVGPGSTVRNPMGEGRVSLRSIFKLLNFKANHRKIVVTDKSLLITSANPHSASSAHWNTALRIDGAGQEMALEAESAILEFSGAGGALAERPGGEASALPSGNRIELLTESRIRDKVLELLGNAEAGARIDLCMFYFSHKDVVKAFVAAKERGCEVRIIMDPSKDAFGLEKNGVPNRQSAAKLVKGGVPLRWTQTHGEQCHVKMLYVEHADGAATLLLGSCNYTRRNMDNYNCEADLAFNAPLEHPAMQRARRVFDRWWNNPDGRTYTTDYATYEDNSRWRRFTAWWMENTGMGTF; encoded by the coding sequence ATGCGATACAAGTATGTGGCTACCCTTCTTGGTTTCATTGCAACCATCCTTACCGGTTGCACGACCAACCCGCAGAAACTGGGTATGGTCTATTCGGGGGCAACCCGCGCCGAAAACGTTGCGTTGTTGGTGGACGAAACCTGGGTGGATACCAACGAAGTCCGTCAGGTGAAGCAGGAAATCTACGACTCGGTATTCAACATGATCGAGGAGGCGGAGGAGTTCATCCTGCTGGATATTTTTCTCGTGAACGATTTTGGCTATGTGCCGGGGCCGTGCATGCGGCAGCTTAGCCAGGAATTGGCCGATCAGCTGGTGGCCAAAAGAAAAGCCGATCCCGAAGTGGAGATCATTTTCATCACCGACCCGGTCAACTCGGTTTACAGCTCGGTCGAGTCGGCGCAATTCAAGGCGATGGAAGAGGCGGGCGTGCAGGTGGTCTGGACGGATCTCAACCAGATGAAAGACAGCAACCCGCTCTATTCCAAGCCTTGGCGGCTTTTGGTGAAGCCGTTCGGCGTCGGGCCGGGGAGCACCGTGCGAAACCCGATGGGCGAGGGGCGCGTTTCGCTGCGCAGTATTTTCAAGCTACTCAACTTCAAGGCCAACCACCGCAAGATCGTGGTTACCGACAAATCGTTGCTCATCACCAGCGCCAATCCGCACAGCGCCAGCAGCGCGCATTGGAACACCGCCCTGCGCATTGATGGCGCCGGGCAGGAAATGGCGCTGGAGGCCGAGTCGGCCATTCTTGAATTTTCCGGTGCTGGAGGGGCGCTCGCTGAGCGCCCGGGCGGAGAAGCCTCCGCCCTTCCATCTGGCAACCGCATAGAGCTGCTGACCGAAAGCCGGATCAGGGACAAGGTGCTGGAGCTGCTGGGCAACGCCGAGGCCGGAGCCCGCATCGACCTGTGCATGTTCTATTTTTCGCATAAGGATGTGGTGAAGGCTTTTGTTGCGGCCAAGGAGCGCGGGTGCGAGGTCCGCATCATCATGGATCCTTCGAAGGATGCCTTCGGCCTCGAGAAAAACGGCGTGCCGAACCGGCAGTCGGCCGCCAAGCTGGTCAAGGGCGGTGTCCCATTGCGCTGGACGCAAACCCACGGCGAGCAGTGCCACGTCAAGATGCTCTATGTCGAGCATGCCGATGGAGCCGCGACGCTGCTGCTCGGTTCCTGCAACTACACCCGCCGCAACATGGACAACTATAACTGCGAAGCCGACCTTGCCTTCAACGCCCCGCTCGAACATCCCGCCATGCAGCGGGCGCGTCGGGTGTTTGACCGCTGGTGGAACAATCCGGACGGCCGCACCTACACCACCGACTACGCCACCTACGAAGACAACTCCCGCTGGCGCCGCTTCACCGCCTGGTGGATGGAAAACACCGGCATGGGCACGTTTTGA
- a CDS encoding PIN domain-containing protein has product MQARVLLPELVVFEAFFVLTSFYEVPQAEAAHTLNLVVSLKGISMQDKGLMRSCLTILQNKKIDLVDAYILALSRQKEIKTVYSYDNDLKKNGLELLKIE; this is encoded by the coding sequence ATTCAGGCCAGGGTCCTGTTGCCGGAACTGGTTGTGTTCGAGGCTTTCTTCGTTCTCACCAGCTTCTATGAAGTTCCGCAGGCCGAAGCCGCACACACCCTGAATCTCGTGGTTTCCTTGAAGGGTATCTCGATGCAGGACAAGGGCTTGATGCGGTCGTGTCTGACCATCCTACAAAACAAGAAAATCGACCTGGTCGATGCCTATATCCTTGCCCTCTCCCGGCAAAAGGAAATCAAAACGGTCTATTCATACGACAACGACCTGAAGAAGAATGGTCTGGAATTGTTGAAGATCGAATAG
- a CDS encoding IS4 family transposase has translation MARTRSLEQLSTCLEEFIPEHLLVQNASGKHSRSRIFTKQTTFWAFLSQVINADGGCSEVVSKLRAFAALKCPFAISPSTGAYCSARKNVLKEEIKTVFDHTAETLDKMERRDFCDRRVIVVDGTGLTAPDTKDNQEKWPQQKQQQVGCGFPSLRVCACFSLKTGGVLSYRTGNKRSHELRLFRDQWDDLFQPGDINLADKMFSSYFEFAMLLKRGVDSVVTQPAHKRRPIAEENAVKKLGGNDLIVVWKKPVWSKKAAYSREEWEALPQTLTLRQIKVDVTANGFRVKSFYIITTLLNPDEYPANDLAELYLRRWEVELNFDDLKTTMGMDELRCKTPDMVEKELLMYFIAYNAARWMICKAAGTSGADPMRISFKGALQELRNWEGQLNHPKTTQQDKRKLIAELYRGIALKIVPLRPNRKEPRCLKRRPKPYQLLTEHRSTMNETKHRDKYRAKAA, from the coding sequence GTGGCAAGAACCCGCAGCCTTGAGCAGCTCAGCACATGCCTGGAGGAGTTCATCCCCGAACACTTGCTGGTTCAGAACGCAAGCGGCAAGCACAGCAGAAGCCGGATATTCACCAAACAAACAACGTTCTGGGCGTTTCTATCCCAGGTTATCAATGCGGACGGCGGTTGCTCCGAGGTGGTTTCCAAGCTCCGGGCGTTTGCTGCGCTCAAATGTCCCTTTGCCATTTCGCCCTCAACGGGCGCGTATTGCTCGGCGCGAAAAAACGTGTTGAAAGAAGAGATAAAGACGGTCTTTGATCATACCGCCGAAACCCTTGATAAAATGGAGCGCCGGGACTTTTGTGATCGTCGCGTCATCGTGGTCGATGGAACCGGGCTGACGGCCCCCGACACGAAAGACAACCAGGAAAAATGGCCGCAGCAAAAGCAGCAACAAGTGGGGTGCGGATTCCCCAGCTTGCGGGTTTGCGCCTGTTTCTCGCTAAAAACCGGCGGCGTATTGAGTTATAGGACAGGGAACAAGAGAAGCCACGAACTGCGTTTGTTTCGGGACCAATGGGATGATCTTTTTCAACCGGGTGACATCAATCTGGCGGATAAGATGTTCAGCAGCTATTTCGAGTTTGCCATGCTTTTAAAACGCGGCGTCGACAGCGTGGTTACCCAGCCCGCGCACAAGCGCAGGCCCATCGCAGAGGAGAATGCGGTCAAGAAGCTTGGCGGCAACGATTTGATCGTGGTCTGGAAAAAGCCGGTCTGGAGTAAGAAGGCCGCCTACTCGCGCGAAGAATGGGAGGCCCTGCCCCAAACACTGACGCTTCGCCAGATCAAGGTCGACGTCACAGCCAACGGGTTCCGCGTGAAATCCTTCTACATCATCACGACCTTGCTCAACCCGGACGAATACCCGGCGAACGACCTTGCCGAACTCTACCTGCGGCGCTGGGAGGTCGAACTCAACTTCGACGATCTTAAGACCACCATGGGGATGGATGAACTTCGCTGCAAGACGCCGGATATGGTGGAGAAGGAACTGCTCATGTACTTCATCGCCTACAACGCCGCCCGCTGGATGATCTGCAAGGCAGCCGGCACGAGCGGTGCCGATCCCATGCGGATCAGTTTCAAGGGAGCGCTTCAGGAACTCAGGAACTGGGAAGGGCAGCTCAACCACCCAAAGACCACCCAGCAAGACAAGCGGAAGCTGATCGCCGAGCTATACCGAGGCATTGCTCTTAAAATCGTCCCGCTCAGGCCCAACCGAAAAGAACCCCGCTGCCTCAAGCGCAGACCCAAGCCCTACCAACTTTTGACCGAACATCGAAGCACCATGAATGAAACCAAACACCGCGATAAATATCGAGCCAAGGCGGCTTAA
- a CDS encoding type II toxin-antitoxin system VapC family toxin, producing MKHSLIDTNVIVRYLVEDPATLRPKFKGIYSFFEKVEQGEARVEWHLVKPL from the coding sequence ATGAAGCATAGCCTGATTGACACCAATGTCATCGTCCGCTATTTGGTCGAAGATCCGGCAACCCTTCGCCCAAAATTCAAAGGCATCTATTCCTTTTTCGAAAAAGTGGAACAAGGAGAGGCCAGGGTCGAATGGCACTTAGTTAAGCCGCTTTGA
- a CDS encoding AbrB/MazE/SpoVT family DNA-binding domain-containing protein: MLMKVFNKGQVVIPAAIRKELGLNVGDMLDINLNSDRACIELKKAEKASGRLAGSLSTYARGKTFPSKKQMRNALAKGMAHEA, translated from the coding sequence ATGCTAATGAAGGTATTCAACAAGGGCCAGGTAGTCATCCCCGCCGCCATTCGGAAAGAACTGGGACTCAACGTTGGCGACATGCTGGACATTAATTTGAACAGCGACCGCGCCTGCATTGAACTGAAAAAGGCGGAGAAGGCTTCTGGACGACTCGCCGGATCACTTTCCACGTATGCCCGAGGCAAGACATTCCCATCCAAGAAACAGATGCGCAACGCCTTGGCAAAGGGCATGGCCCATGAAGCATAG
- a CDS encoding AI-2E family transporter encodes MKRSNLMVGLLSLLAVFAVAAAFKVAQTVVIPLMIAWLLSYICGPVVNYLVHKRVPLGLAVFFVLVLVLFVCYLGGVFLGGRVRDVLSESPRYISQLNAIYQDATANLDLPEDYLADINWTQQLGPKVAAMSVSVAGFMGNFLGKLTLVLIFLVFMLLGKPYFKYKVAAAFPARQAVQFTEMTASISKQIGQYLVVKVAISGTTGVLVWLALTLLQVEFSLTWGALAFFLNFIPSIGSILASIPPILLSIVQYYPSVWTPIFTAIVLLLIQMTMGNVIEPKIMGDSLNLSPVVILLSLIFFGWMWGMTGALLSVPIAAAIKIVCENIDALKPISILMGSGKQFMKDHGA; translated from the coding sequence ATGAAACGATCGAATTTAATGGTGGGGTTGCTGAGCCTGCTGGCGGTGTTTGCCGTGGCGGCGGCGTTCAAGGTGGCGCAGACGGTGGTGATCCCGCTGATGATTGCCTGGCTGCTTTCCTACATTTGCGGCCCGGTGGTCAACTACCTGGTGCATAAGAGGGTACCGCTGGGCTTGGCGGTCTTTTTCGTGTTGGTGCTGGTACTTTTCGTCTGCTACCTCGGCGGCGTGTTCCTGGGGGGGCGCGTGCGCGATGTGCTGTCGGAGTCGCCCCGCTACATTTCGCAGCTCAACGCCATCTATCAGGATGCCACGGCCAACCTCGACCTGCCGGAGGACTATCTGGCCGACATCAACTGGACGCAACAGCTCGGCCCGAAGGTGGCGGCGATGTCGGTTTCGGTGGCGGGCTTCATGGGCAACTTCCTGGGCAAGCTGACGTTGGTCTTGATCTTCCTGGTGTTCATGCTGCTGGGCAAACCCTACTTCAAATACAAGGTGGCCGCCGCGTTTCCGGCCAGGCAGGCGGTTCAGTTCACGGAAATGACGGCCTCGATCTCGAAGCAGATCGGGCAGTATCTCGTCGTCAAGGTGGCCATCAGCGGAACAACGGGGGTGCTGGTTTGGTTGGCGCTCACCCTGCTCCAGGTCGAATTTTCCCTGACGTGGGGGGCGTTGGCCTTTTTCCTGAACTTTATCCCGAGCATCGGATCGATCCTCGCTTCGATCCCCCCGATCCTGCTGTCGATCGTGCAATACTACCCCTCCGTATGGACACCGATCTTCACGGCCATTGTCCTGCTGCTGATCCAGATGACGATGGGGAATGTGATTGAGCCGAAGATCATGGGCGACAGCCTCAACCTCAGCCCGGTCGTGATTCTGCTTTCGCTGATCTTTTTCGGTTGGATGTGGGGCATGACCGGCGCGCTGCTCTCCGTGCCGATCGCCGCCGCCATCAAGATTGTCTGCGAGAACATCGACGCCCTCAAGCCCATCAGCATCCTGATGGGATCGGGCAAGCAGTTCATGAAGGATCATGGAGCCTAG
- a CDS encoding TdeIII family type II restriction endonuclease: MEPRLMEGIGIQSRERMAMGVRRVIAEMMDRVMEAVLVEDPFIAADHHAEKTLYAALVPDEIFKGSHFERRFVTRFGGVWEELAKVVASEIHGHCSMGHVVTGFIGSERLRRIQEVLDKLEHTHAGRKPIDPAWKEELAYIRQGKGAPHQVSVLCDIYIESESTGEKYAFELKAPLPNSDQSKVSKEKMFKLLAMDPCVVDHVFFALPYNPFGKREDYDWSFPSRWFNMQQDPVVLIGNEFWDFIGGAGTYASFVREINALGLDYKKRIYREYLGMEPPSGYNEQVLK; this comes from the coding sequence ATGGAGCCTAGGTTGATGGAGGGCATCGGAATCCAGTCCAGGGAGCGCATGGCCATGGGCGTTCGGCGGGTTATTGCCGAGATGATGGATCGGGTGATGGAGGCGGTGCTGGTGGAAGATCCGTTCATTGCGGCCGACCACCATGCCGAGAAGACGCTGTATGCCGCATTGGTGCCGGACGAAATTTTCAAGGGTTCGCATTTCGAGCGCCGCTTCGTGACCCGCTTCGGCGGCGTTTGGGAGGAATTGGCGAAAGTGGTGGCCAGCGAGATCCACGGGCACTGTTCCATGGGGCATGTGGTGACCGGGTTCATCGGCAGCGAACGCCTCCGGCGGATCCAGGAGGTACTCGACAAGCTGGAGCACACGCATGCCGGGCGGAAACCGATCGATCCCGCGTGGAAGGAGGAGCTGGCCTACATCCGCCAGGGCAAAGGGGCCCCGCATCAGGTAAGCGTCCTGTGCGATATCTACATCGAAAGCGAATCGACCGGCGAAAAATATGCGTTCGAGCTCAAGGCGCCCCTGCCGAACAGCGACCAGTCGAAGGTCAGCAAGGAAAAGATGTTCAAGCTGCTGGCCATGGACCCCTGCGTGGTCGACCACGTCTTTTTTGCCCTCCCGTACAATCCGTTCGGCAAGCGGGAGGACTACGACTGGAGCTTCCCGAGCCGTTGGTTCAACATGCAACAGGATCCTGTGGTGCTCATCGGGAACGAGTTCTGGGACTTCATCGGCGGCGCGGGAACCTATGCAAGTTTTGTCCGGGAAATCAATGCCCTGGGGCTGGACTACAAGAAGCGCATCTACCGCGAATACCTCGGAATGGAACCGCCGTCCGGCTACAACGAGCAAGTGCTGAAATAG
- a CDS encoding DNA cytosine methyltransferase, with translation MEQESKFTFVDLFSGIGGFRMALAANGGSCLGFSEISRDAVETYCDNFAEASDGNLGDVRKIEALPPHDLLTAGVPCQSWSIAGKNLGFDDDRGQLWNDTLYLLKQSRPKAFIFENVKGLVDPRNESALGHILERIREAGYHARHHVINSCDHGVPQNRVRVYIVGFRNKGCFERFRLPPPLEARKTLGDLLGIQTRVPAAATASPGRVMSLSSKNGFNDYFLFNDLRNGDTTIHSWDILETTDRQKHLCHLLLQNRRKRVYGRLDGNPLSLPHFQSLDPTVALDELLALVDLGILEAEEYLFDVASPKRHALAEEESMVLACAAGGQLVIDDLKGNRSLGLGRGGIARTVEALKEKGIITCREIRYDFKNTKISTGLFGVNRIFLPSSDRFPTLVASDTTDYIALDDIEPTTTEDYRRQFLEKIYRSGRFRRISKREACLMQGFPGEFRLPDARARWMKLVGNSVSVPVIDMLCKAILETGVFAPKTKKPGSRTSVAAGS, from the coding sequence ATGGAACAGGAATCCAAGTTTACATTCGTGGATCTGTTCTCCGGTATCGGCGGCTTCCGGATGGCGCTGGCCGCCAACGGGGGGAGCTGCCTCGGCTTCAGCGAGATCAGCCGCGATGCGGTGGAAACCTACTGCGATAATTTCGCGGAAGCATCCGATGGCAACCTGGGCGACGTCCGAAAGATCGAGGCCCTGCCGCCCCACGATCTGCTGACCGCCGGTGTGCCGTGCCAAAGCTGGTCGATTGCAGGCAAAAACCTGGGCTTCGACGACGACCGCGGCCAGTTGTGGAACGATACGCTCTACCTGCTCAAACAGTCCCGGCCCAAGGCCTTCATTTTTGAAAATGTGAAGGGGCTGGTTGACCCGCGCAACGAGAGCGCCCTGGGGCACATTCTGGAGCGGATCCGGGAAGCGGGCTATCACGCCCGCCACCATGTCATCAATTCCTGCGACCATGGCGTTCCGCAAAACCGGGTTCGTGTCTATATCGTGGGTTTCAGGAACAAGGGCTGCTTTGAACGGTTCCGGTTGCCCCCGCCACTGGAGGCCCGAAAAACGCTGGGCGATTTGCTCGGGATCCAGACCCGGGTTCCTGCGGCGGCAACCGCTTCGCCGGGACGCGTCATGAGCCTTTCGAGCAAGAACGGTTTCAACGACTATTTCCTGTTCAACGACCTGCGCAACGGAGACACCACGATTCATTCGTGGGATATCCTCGAGACCACCGACCGGCAAAAGCATCTTTGCCATCTCCTCCTGCAAAACCGGCGCAAGCGTGTTTATGGGAGGCTGGATGGGAACCCGCTGTCGTTGCCGCACTTCCAGTCGCTCGACCCAACGGTGGCGCTGGACGAATTGTTGGCCCTGGTGGACCTGGGCATTCTTGAGGCGGAGGAATACCTGTTCGACGTGGCATCGCCCAAGCGGCATGCCTTGGCGGAAGAGGAGTCGATGGTGCTCGCCTGCGCGGCGGGCGGGCAGCTGGTCATCGATGATCTCAAGGGCAACCGGTCGCTCGGGTTGGGGCGGGGGGGGATTGCCCGGACCGTTGAAGCGCTGAAGGAAAAGGGAATCATCACCTGCCGGGAAATTCGCTACGACTTCAAAAACACCAAGATCAGCACGGGACTCTTCGGGGTGAACCGGATCTTTCTGCCCAGCTCCGACCGCTTCCCCACGCTGGTCGCCAGCGATACCACCGATTATATTGCCCTGGACGACATTGAACCCACCACGACCGAAGACTATCGGCGACAGTTCCTTGAAAAGATCTACAGGTCGGGTAGGTTCCGGAGGATTTCCAAGCGGGAAGCCTGCCTGATGCAGGGCTTCCCTGGCGAATTCAGGCTGCCGGATGCCCGGGCCCGCTGGATGAAGCTTGTTGGGAACAGTGTTTCCGTTCCGGTGATCGACATGTTATGCAAGGCGATTCTGGAAACCGGGGTGTTTGCCCCGAAAACGAAAAAACCGGGTTCCCGCACATCCGTGGCGGCGGGGTCCTGA
- the nadC gene encoding carboxylating nicotinate-nucleotide diphosphorylase: MELPDIFRRPEVKESIALALKEDLGDIGVDVTTESLVSAEAMAEAHLVAREACVVAGVGVAKEVFLQVNPELEIEECVADGDTVSPLTNVLIIKGSAKSILTAERTALNFIQRMCGVATITAQYVKAAGNPAVDLLCTRKTTPLLRPFEKYSVRCGGGVNHRYGLFDAVLIKDNHLASWERTHGIGVGEAVAAARTKYPDLKIEVEVDTIEQLKESLETKPDWVLLDNMPPNVLRECVALCKGICKTEASGGINLNTIHDIAQTGVDAISVGALTHSAPSIDLALDFVE; this comes from the coding sequence ATGGAATTACCGGACATTTTTAGAAGACCCGAAGTAAAGGAATCGATTGCGTTGGCGTTGAAGGAAGACCTGGGCGACATCGGCGTGGACGTCACCACGGAGTCGCTGGTATCGGCCGAGGCCATGGCCGAAGCGCATCTGGTTGCGCGCGAGGCGTGCGTGGTTGCGGGGGTTGGCGTGGCGAAGGAGGTTTTCCTCCAGGTCAATCCGGAACTCGAAATCGAGGAGTGCGTCGCCGATGGCGATACCGTTTCCCCCCTGACCAATGTGCTGATCATCAAAGGCTCGGCCAAAAGCATCCTGACCGCCGAACGCACCGCGCTCAACTTTATCCAGCGCATGTGCGGCGTGGCCACCATCACCGCCCAATATGTCAAGGCCGCCGGCAACCCGGCCGTCGACCTGCTCTGCACCCGCAAGACCACGCCGCTGCTGCGCCCGTTCGAGAAATATTCCGTCCGCTGCGGCGGCGGGGTCAACCATCGCTACGGCCTGTTCGATGCCGTGCTCATTAAGGACAACCATCTAGCTTCGTGGGAGCGCACCCACGGCATCGGCGTCGGCGAAGCCGTAGCCGCCGCCCGCACCAAATATCCCGACCTCAAGATCGAGGTCGAAGTCGATACCATCGAACAGCTCAAGGAGTCGCTCGAAACCAAGCCCGACTGGGTGCTGCTCGACAACATGCCGCCCAACGTCCTGCGCGAATGCGTGGCGCTCTGCAAGGGCATCTGCAAAACCGAGGCCTCCGGCGGCATCAACCTCAACACCATCCACGACATCGCCCAGACCGGCGTCGATGCCATCTCCGTCGGCGCCCTGACCCACTCCGCGCCGTCCATCGACCTCGCCCTCGACTTCGTGGAATAG
- a CDS encoding GxxExxY protein, whose product MPVQCLFDVKEMSKSRFHEIDYQVMRHVFDVQNELGRLYHESIYQAEVSARCSSEGIVVVSEGEIVVSLDSFRKSYYVDALMNGGALYELKAVDNLDGNHESQLLNYMFLSGLKEGKLVNFASPSIQHRFVSTTVGFAARFAFSVEESEWDQNLKSSQRLSRIVKIILAEWGAYLDVNLYRDALVHFLGGEEKVCSPVEIIIGDRTAGQHTLPLLGEAFCLHVSSVVQHQNQYRKHLMRFLEHTNLNGIQWVNFNRNKIQLTTLKNSPVINRPVKK is encoded by the coding sequence ATGCCGGTGCAGTGCCTATTCGATGTGAAGGAAATGTCGAAATCGCGTTTTCACGAAATTGACTATCAAGTGATGCGGCATGTGTTCGATGTCCAGAACGAGCTGGGGCGTCTGTATCACGAATCGATTTATCAAGCGGAAGTTTCTGCACGTTGTTCGTCGGAAGGGATTGTCGTTGTTTCTGAAGGGGAAATCGTGGTGTCGTTGGACTCCTTCCGCAAGTCCTATTATGTGGATGCATTGATGAATGGCGGCGCATTATACGAACTTAAGGCGGTTGATAACCTTGATGGGAACCACGAATCCCAGCTACTTAATTATATGTTTCTCTCCGGGTTAAAGGAGGGGAAACTCGTGAACTTTGCATCGCCTTCGATTCAGCACCGTTTCGTGTCGACGACAGTGGGTTTCGCGGCACGCTTCGCTTTTTCGGTGGAGGAATCGGAATGGGATCAAAATTTGAAATCCAGTCAACGACTCTCGAGGATTGTAAAAATTATATTGGCGGAGTGGGGTGCCTATCTTGATGTCAACCTGTATAGGGATGCTTTGGTACATTTCTTGGGTGGCGAGGAAAAAGTATGTTCGCCGGTAGAGATCATCATCGGCGATAGGACGGCGGGCCAACATACGCTCCCGTTGCTAGGCGAGGCATTTTGTTTGCACGTTTCATCCGTTGTTCAGCATCAGAATCAATACCGGAAGCATCTAATGAGGTTTTTAGAACATACGAATCTAAACGGCATCCAGTGGGTCAATTTCAACCGTAACAAAATCCAATTAACCACCCTGAAAAATAGTCCTGTTATCAATCGTCCTGTAAAAAAATGA